A genomic stretch from Candidatus Vicinibacter proximus includes:
- a CDS encoding helix-turn-helix transcriptional regulator, whose protein sequence is MSNTEISRLNTISDLHRFNQLSPPEHPLISLIDYSKVKHTSDTNEMKWIQGFYTIAIKRNVVGKYRYGQQSYDFDEGLMTFFSPEQVISVQLIEADATTNIPTGWILAIHPDFLFGTSLAKNIKKYPFFNYSVREALFLSEKEESIVNDILQNIKTEYTANIDQFSQEIIITQLELLLNYSERFYQRQFLTRKISNHQILDQLEEILDNYFNGDNIINNGLPSVQNISQNFNVSTDYLSSMLKSLTGQTTQQHIHNKLIEKAKVKLSTTNLSVSEIAYELGFEHSQSFSKLFKSKTNQTPLEYRTSFN, encoded by the coding sequence ATGTCAAATACAGAAATATCAAGATTAAATACCATCAGTGATTTACATCGATTTAACCAACTTTCGCCTCCTGAACACCCATTAATAAGTTTGATAGATTACAGCAAAGTAAAACATACGTCAGACACCAATGAGATGAAATGGATCCAAGGGTTTTATACCATAGCCATAAAACGCAATGTGGTTGGTAAATATCGATATGGTCAGCAATCGTATGATTTTGATGAAGGGCTGATGACTTTTTTTTCGCCAGAACAGGTTATTTCAGTACAATTGATAGAAGCAGATGCAACCACAAATATTCCTACAGGTTGGATTTTAGCTATTCATCCTGATTTTTTATTTGGAACATCGCTTGCTAAAAACATAAAGAAATATCCGTTCTTTAATTATTCCGTCCGGGAAGCACTTTTCCTTTCAGAAAAAGAAGAAAGTATTGTAAATGATATTTTGCAAAATATTAAAACAGAATATACGGCAAACATCGATCAATTCAGTCAAGAGATAATCATCACTCAATTAGAATTACTGTTAAATTATTCTGAAAGGTTTTACCAAAGACAATTTCTCACCAGAAAAATTTCCAACCACCAAATATTAGATCAGTTAGAGGAAATTTTAGATAATTATTTTAATGGCGATAATATTATAAATAATGGTTTGCCATCGGTTCAAAATATTTCTCAAAATTTTAATGTTAGTACTGACTATTTAAGCAGTATGCTAAAAAGTTTAACCGGACAAACAACCCAACAGCATATCCATAATAAATTAATAGAAAAAGCGAAAGTAAAATTATCTACCACGAACTTGTCTGTAAGTGAAATTGCTTATGAATTGGGGTTTGAGCATTCACAGTCTTTTAGTAAATTATTTAAATCCAAAACGAATCAAACACCATTAGAGTATCGGACATCATTTAACTAA
- a CDS encoding CPBP family intramembrane metalloprotease yields the protein MPFFLAFFFWRDIYSDSWNNLNIHIVLKLSLIMWGPGLSAIICSLLFRKQTVKTITFFGTSIIKSLLFWGIPMVLFLTFGFKGYGGSYINFAIYMVGTFIFTLGEELGWRGFLQDQLNHLPKWKHYLIIGAMWELWHFTTRTLSGNIIARLLRPLLFVIPNSLLSWVLGEGVNKSKSIIVAVTLHSWINILFEFGNVNTYIIFGLSVPFWIFMLIKWDKS from the coding sequence GTGCCTTTTTTCTTGGCCTTTTTCTTTTGGAGAGACATTTATAGCGACAGTTGGAATAATCTGAACATCCATATTGTTTTAAAGCTTAGTCTGATTATGTGGGGACCTGGACTGTCTGCCATAATTTGCAGTCTGCTTTTCAGAAAACAAACCGTTAAAACGATAACATTCTTTGGAACTTCTATTATTAAAAGCCTTTTATTTTGGGGTATTCCAATGGTGCTATTTTTGACTTTTGGCTTCAAAGGATATGGCGGGTCATATATAAATTTTGCTATTTATATGGTCGGCACTTTCATCTTTACACTTGGAGAAGAACTTGGATGGCGTGGATTTTTGCAAGACCAACTCAACCATTTACCTAAGTGGAAACATTATCTCATTATCGGAGCTATGTGGGAACTATGGCACTTCACAACAAGGACATTATCGGGTAACATAATTGCAAGGTTACTCCGACCCTTACTTTTTGTCATTCCTAACTCATTGCTTTCTTGGGTTTTAGGAGAAGGCGTAAATAAATCAAAATCTATAATAGTTGCCGTAACGCTTCATTCTTGGATAAATATTCTCTTTGAGTTCGGCAATGTTAACACATATATCATATTTGGGTTATCTGTTCCTTTTTGGATTTTTATGCTTATTAAGTGGGATAAATCTTAG
- a CDS encoding DUF4279 domain-containing protein, whose protein sequence is MTYQKLTYSGTECKNYLYFSFDAEYFDTDIVTNELKLEPTSVMIKKDPVPKSTSWKYRIDAGSDIDLEVHLEKLIDIFENKVEQIKQLKEKLKLETRLQFVIDIDINPDSSTPYFGLNKRTIDFLGRTGTEVDFDLYKADTIGLLNKLDE, encoded by the coding sequence ATGACATACCAAAAACTAACATATAGTGGGACTGAATGCAAGAATTACTTGTATTTCTCTTTTGACGCAGAATACTTTGACACCGACATCGTGACTAACGAGTTAAAACTTGAACCGACATCGGTGATGATTAAGAAAGACCCAGTTCCAAAATCCACTTCATGGAAATATCGAATTGATGCCGGTAGCGACATTGATTTAGAAGTTCATTTAGAAAAGCTTATTGACATTTTCGAAAACAAAGTTGAGCAAATAAAGCAGTTAAAGGAAAAGCTAAAACTGGAAACCCGACTGCAGTTTGTAATTGACATTGACATAAATCCTGATTCATCCACACCGTATTTCGGACTAAACAAAAGAACAATTGACTTTTTAGGAAGAACAGGAACAGAGGTTGACTTTGACCTTTACAAAGCGGACACGATTGGACTTTTAAATAAATTAGATGAATGA